CGGCTTCCCAGACAGATGAAACCCAGGCTAGGGGCATCAACTCACCAGGCTTCTTTGGCCTCGGGCTttcacttaggatgcttccgagTGTCTTCTGTTTCCGCAAATAAGCCCCTCTTGCCCTGTGAACACTCAACTCAGGCAGCCCCTCCTCTAGCAAGGCCTCTCAGGACTGCCCTTCCTTCGGCCCAGGATCAGCCGGGAGTCTCCAGATTGTGGCAAATAGCCGCGAAGTCCTCGTGTGCATCGGGCTTCAGTCACACCGGGGCTCAGCGAAGTCCTTAGGGCAAGCGCCCAATGTCTCCGCCTCCCCACCTGTCACGGTCCCGGGACACGAAGGTCTGCCCTAACTTCGTCGTAAACGCGCCTACACCAGCGTCCCCACGCCGTCGTACAACCCACTTTTAAACCTCCGAGGCCCGGCTTCTGCGCGGGTCAAGTCCCTGCTAGGTCTTTCATTGGCCGCGCTCGGGTCAGGTGCCCAGCCCGAGCCATTCGCGGTGGCCGGGGAGATGCTGTGCTCTGATTGGCCAGTCCTGCGTCCCGTGCCCGCCGCCGAGGGGCCCAAAGACCGCCCAGGCACGGGGATtaggagtgggggaggggtggcGTCTCCGAAGGAAATGTTGGATGTTGTTACCAGACGGGAAAAAGATGATGAGCAGGCAAAAATAACAGATGTCTACCTACCACCCCAACCCAGACTGGATTGAATGCCTAATTTCATCCTCATAACCATGTATCATTTTTGTTGTATGTGATTTTCTCCCTTACTAAACTAAAAACTGCCGGCAGAGGCTGCGCCCTTTTCTTCCTTGTAACTCCAGCACCCAGTATAGCGTCTGACACATTAGAGGTGTTCAcatcatatttattgaatgaatgatcaAACGCATTAATCTATGAAGTGCTGATATTTTATCTTTCAAAGGCAGCGCCATAGTAACGTGGGAAAAAAATGCTACATCAGTATTTCTTCAACCGTAGTCTGGGAAACCTTCaggttaaaatacagattcctgggccaCAGAGCCCATCTGACAACTCAACAGCTCAGTAAATGGGGATCAGGGGCATATTTAGTAAAAGCTTTATTTGATTCTTTTGCACATCCCCGGTAGAACCGTGCCCCATAGTCAGAATCTTCTGACCGTGAGTGCCCACTCAATCGTGTTCCAGTTATGTGAACTAAAGGGAGTCATACCCTCTCAGCCGCTCAGTTTGctcctctttaaaataaaaccccGCTAAGAAAACCTACCTAATAAATATGTAATGACAAGTCAACAAGATAACAGGTAAAGTTTCCTTATGGCGTGCTGTATTAAAGTCTTACTACTTGAGTGTTTGTAATAATAAGCACTGTCTTCTGGGGCACTTGATGTgaatgtgccaggtactgttctggaAGTTCTAATTATGTGTGTTacctcatttaagcctcacaacgATTGCTGTGAAataggtactttttttttcttttttggaagtgGAATAGACACACATGACATCAGTTTTAGGTGGGATAGGTACTCTTCGTGTCCCTGTTTTGCAGGTGAGGAACAGAGACAAAGCCATTTTCCCTGGTAAGTGGCTGAGCTAGGATTGGACTCGGAAGCTCTGACGCCATACCCCAGGCTGTTAACTGGACTTTCTCCATATAAATAACATGTTATCATTCCCTGGAAAATTCACCACTACCCACTTGGGAAAGCTGGAGGTGGCAAAATGAGGACATTGAAATGCTCTGAGGAAACAGAGCTCCAAATGCAACCTGGGACTCAGAAACattgaagaaaggagagaaacagtAACAATCATGTGTTAGGTCATGTGACCTTGATAGGCTGCCTTgataagaaataattatttcaggCTCTTGTTTATCTACAATAGGAAAGTCtcattttttctcctctctcctgaaATGCACCTTTCTAGATTTTATAACTCCTCTGTGCTTTGAAAACCAGAACTAGTCTTCAATCTTAGAtgactgtttttattttgaatcggTACACTTCTTCCCCATTCTTTACTTCTAGACACCAATACATTTTTTCCATGAAGCATGAGCAAAGCCTGCAGTGCAAGCCAAGCCCTCAGAAATGTGATAGCTGTTACCAAGGATCTGagagtaagaaaacaaaacctagaaTGAAGATTTATATGCTGCACTCTAGTATCTGAGATGGCACCAATCCCACATCAAAGATGGAATAAATAAGGCATTAAGAAATGACAAAATTTGCTCTGGGTTCCTTAGCTGAGGGACTATGCTGAAGACCCCATCACACTGCAAGATTCTGTTCACTGGGCTCTCATGGTTGGGATACCTGGACATTTATGTTTAATTAACATTTCTGCTGTTGGGATGCCTGAGCATTTATGTTTATTTAAGATGCAATGTGTGTCTTATATAAACATATACTATTGACCTACTTTGttcaaaaaaggaaacattaaaatgaaGTAGTTTCTTAAAGCCAGATGAACGACTATAAGCAGTAATTTAAAAACGTCATAACCTGTTCCACAGAACCCTGTGTGATTACTGGGCCCATTCCCTTGCCACCTCTGTTCCACACAGAACTAGGAAGGCAATGGGGGTAAGGATTTTGAATGGTCACCAGATGGGAGAGCAAAGAACTGAATGTGAACTGGTGACATATGGTGCTCCTGGGGGTGCCTGTGACTCTACAAGAGAGGGGAAGTTTGGTGAATGCCAGGTACTAGTGACCAGATGACCAGAACTTTAGGGAACCCTCAAAGTCTAGACTGGTACAATTTTCACGCATGAAACATCCCTCCTGGGGGCAGCGGCTCTAGTTTGCTCTGCAATGGAGGGCCCACCTTTCTGTCTATTTCCTAGCTCTTGGCCTGTTGCGTTTTGTTTCTGTCCGTCCAATGTCCACCAAGGGGCCTGGCTGTGGCTCCCTTTTCTTGGACTATATACTTTCAACCAGCTTTGAGCAGCCCCATTTCAGATTGGCCTTTTTATGTTTGATATAAAGAATAGTTGTTGGCCAATTTCATCTTTTCATCGCTGTTCTCTAGGCCCGAATCCAAGCAGTTTGTCAGATGCTCATTAACTCCCCCTTTGGCTCTTTCTAGTGTGTCTCCTAAGCTCATTGTGCCAAGAACTAACGCTTTCTTTTACACgattctctttctctgctccATCAGGGAGACAAATTACTTTCCAAAAGGGATCGCCAGGGATGGTTTAATGAGAATTTCTTTGGGGCTAGGCATGGAACGCAATGTAGTTAACATTCGGTGGACTTAATTggacttttcttttctgcttctttttaaaaaaatctgaagctATCCTGTTAATCTCTCATTTGTAATCAATTGTGTTGACTAAACAAAAGTCTAGGTCGTCTTTTCTTCCTGTCCCAGACAATCCTTTGTTGCCTCTAAATGCCTCATTCTTGAGTGATCCTGGTCGTAGATGGGCCCGATTGTTGACAGTTCATTATTGCGCTTTTGTCCATTTAATCTTTCTTGCTGTGTTTTGCATGTGCATGCCTTAATGAGCTCCGTTGGCAATTAACATGTTTCTAGGAGCAAACCGGTTGCTCAGACGTTTGAGAGGGAAGTGCAGGGAAAAGGGCAACGCAGCTGCCTTGAGGTTGTTTATTTCCCAGCATTTTCTCAAGACTCCTGTCCTCTCTTTCGCAGCCGCCCCCCTCCCATCCTCGCTCTTATTCTCCCCTCCCGTACCCCCGGCCCATTCAGCGCCAGCACACCTGGATGCCTTGTCAGCGGTAACTCTTGGTCCTGGCTTAGGCGTTTCCTTATCTTCTTGTGAGCCAAACAGCAAAATAGGGACGGTATAGATCCACTTCTGTAGCCAAGGCAAGAATGAGCACAGTGCCCCCCAAAATGTGTCTGGATGCTGGCAACTTCTCTGTGTCGCTCTTTGCAGAGAGGAACCTCTAACCCGCCTAAGGCAATAGGACTGTACAATCTGTTATGTACAAGGCTGTGGCTTTGGAAgaaggaggtttttttttttttgagtcttgCTGGCAAGATTGCTGAAGTGTGAGCAGTCATGGACAGAACAAACATCTTGTAGGGGAAAAGATAATTGGAGTCTTTTTTGTGTCTGTGACAGGATTCCCCTCCCCcgcaatttgattttttaaaatattttttcagtgtgGCCTCTTCAATTTAATCAaggttaaaatattaatatgcagCTGATGACTACCTTGTTTAAGTCATTTATTAATATTGCAAACTACAAGTCATGCAAACAGTTTAATATTAAGAGGGGgctaaaaatcagaaaacagagcCTTTCACCCATCAATTCCGATGCATGGTGAATAACTAAGAAGGATCCCAGTTAGGTTGGTGACTGAAAGAGCTCTGTATTGGCTTCAGAACCTGCACTGGGCTGTGGAAGGTGTTCAGCAATTCAGGCAGAGGATCCTTTATCTCTTCACACTACTTTTCAGGTGAAGGAATCCTTCCTTGAATCCCGTATCTGAAGGAAACATCTTAAACCAGGGAGGAGTGCCCTCAAACCTGTGGAAAACAGAGCTAAACCCTATAGATGCAGAAGAATTGTTTATCTACAATTACCACCAGATGTGAAACAACACCTTCTCAGGTGAGAGCGATTGACAGCAGCTGGTGCGAAGGTTAAGTAGCAATCAGGTTACAAGGCAACAACGTCAAAGAGGTTGGAGCATGCAAGAAACTCAGTTCAGGTTTGCCCCAGAGCCACAGTTACTCGCCTCTATCCCTGACTGCAGAGATGAGCAGTCCAAGAGAGAAATGCCTCCCGCTCCACCCataatctttatttcatttgctgtctAGCTTGCAAGCATGGCGTCTTCACCCCTCTTCAGAACTGTCACTTGGAAACAAATTTCTCCAGCTTTATGAGATGGGCAATCCTTTTTGCCTTTCCCCTGTGAAAACTTATTACAGAATAATTTCTCAAAGTTGTCTCACTTGATGGTTAGAAAGTTATTTCCCTGGATAGGggttcccaatttttaaaaatattttcttcttaaagggaaagaagagaagttGATGACAGTTTCTACGTGCAGGCCTACTTTTTTATCTCAATTCTTTAACAGGATGCTTTTGCACTAAATTTTGTGGTGTCTACCCCTTGCCCCAAGTTCTGAAGCTGTTGAGGAAGAAGCTGGGCTTGCCCTAACCATTGTCTGGGTCTCTAAGCTGAAGTGCGGCTGCAAAGGATCCATCCAGGAAAGCAACAGCGGAAGCATTTTGGTTGAGGTTACTGTCAGAGGGCACCCAAGatctcccagaaatggaggaaggAGGGTGTGTATAGGGCGGGGCTAATAAAACCCAGTGTGAGAACCGGGAATGACATTGAGTCCTTAAACCAGCCCGCAGGCCGCCTGGGGAGAGAACTCTGGGAAAAGCAAAGCGATATTTCCATATCCTCAGCCGCCAAGTCGTCCTCGCCCATCCTGGGGTTTCCTGGGGTTTGTGGCATCCACCGAGATTTCAGAGTTAAATCTGCATATCCCTTTGGGTCCCACTCTCCCCTCAGCGAACTGCAGCCAGAACGAGCTAACATTTAAATTCCTCCTCGCTTCCTTGTCCCCCCTCCCCTGGCTGCGTCTTCCCAGACTTGGGCGGGggagcggggggtgggggggatacAAAAACGAGGACGCTCTCCTTTCAGGAAATGGAATTCTAATGTACACGTTCCTATTTCTGAATCGGAGGTACTAAAAATACCCCTGTGACAGCCTGAGGAAGCTGTCGCCGTTCTCTGTGCAAACAAAATCGACAATTCTCCTTCCCCGCGCAGTAGGGAGCGGGCTGGGGACCCAACCTTTGGCGGTGGCCCGGACAGAGCTTCGATCCGGCGACGGAACGCCTTTGCCCAGGGCCCGATTCTGAGATCCCTCTTCCGTCGACGAGGACTGAGGACAGTTTGTGCTCCCTAAAAGCCTGGAGTTCGAATCCTAGCCGTACCTCGTCCTGTGTGACCTTAcagcatttttatataatttttttagctTATCTCTGTCTCAGTCTCTTCGTCCGCTAGTAAAATGGGAACATCATTCCCCAAGCTTGCAGGATGTTGTGAACATTCGAAAGAGTGTATCTTGAGTGCCTGTCATGGAAATGAGAGCTTTTTTGATTTCGGGAGCTCCTGGCGCGAGCAGCACTGAGCGCCTACTGTATACCAGGCGTTGGGCTAATCCGCACTCCAGTCACTTTCGGAGTTATTTGGGAGATTCCTTTCTTATTAACCATCTTTCCCTCCAATAGCTTCCACCTGCCGTAAAAACCCGCCTTGTATCAGCGCccagccgccgccgcccatgCCACTGCCATGGCGAGGCTGCGTGGATGCGCCCTCCCCGGCCGGGCGCCCCATTTCCTCCCGCGCTGGGGAACCTTGTAACAGAAGACGTGGGCTGAATCGCGGCGTGAATGTTAAGagtgtggagggggtgggggtggggggtccggCGCGCCGAGCCAGTAATCCGAGCTCTTGATTATCCAGATTCGGATCAAACGGGGCTGCGGCGGCTGGCCCCCTCCTGGGAATGATTAGATGATTAATGTAATGCTGTTTGAAGggtctctgttttctctcttaatTTGGGTCATTACTTAGGAAGCAAGCGTGAGATCATTTCATCAGTGCGCTCGGCGGCAGAGATAGCTCTTCAGGAAATGGGCTAACTGCGCGGTAATCGGGACGCGGGAGGCGCGGGCTGCGAGCTCCGGAGGCCCGGGTGCGCCCTCCCGCGGCAGGGCGCGCAGCACCCGGGGTCCGGCCCCAGAGCGCCGGCTGGGCTGCGGGCCCTGGGTCTCCAGTTCTCGCCTTCAGGGAAGATTGGAAGAGTTACTCACCTTAGGTCGCCCAGATCAGAGGACGTGCTCAGAAGTCTTTCGAAAGGACAGTGCCCTGGCCGTTTACCTCCGGGCGGCGCTTTGCTCGAGGACATACCCCAAACCTGCTCTCCTACACCCAGACATTTTGAAcccctccttaaaaaaaaattatcacccAAAAAAGGCAACATCCAGAATCCCCAGCGTCAGAAAGTCACCAAATAGAAACTTGGCACCATGTGGAGGCCAATGTAGGCCTTTGTGATCTAGCTCCTGGGATGGGGCGCGGGGTGGGGGTGGCCCAGCTTGTCAGAGCCACAGGAACACTGGTTTggcctctcccagctcccagcacgGCAAACGAAGTAGCATTTAGGCAGGGAAATGTGATGAACACCagtttccttctcattctttaggGGTGCTGAAGTGACCTCGCGGCCAGAGAAGGTGGGTGGTGGGgggaaagaaaacacacactAATGATTCTGTTTATTGagtcatatatgtgtatattcagTGATCGCTTGTACAGGAGGATTTACATGGCTGTATAAGGATGGCTGGGGGCGCCGCGCTCTTCCGGGGCGTTCACATGACAGGCTGGGGTTAAAACCCTCAGCCCAAGGAGAAACGGAGGCCTGGAATTAAATACATTTCGGCGCACTGGGATTAAATAAATTTCCCAAATATACAAAGGTGGGAGCCACGCGTTTGCTGCCAGTCATCGAGGAAACGTTTAGCTTTCCAAAAATATGCTGGTTTCGATAAATAGATTTTTAGCCTCTCtgctatagtttttttttctttcttttagttttagAAATAAGTTTATACATGTGATCTGTTTTAGGGTTGCATGGGGCTGGAAGGGAGGGCGAGGCAGTAGCTCTCAGCTCTGCACTGTCCGAGTCAGGTCCTTTGTGGAGGGGGCGGTGGAGCCCACGCTGTCGTGGAGTTTGCGCACGTGTTTCTTTAAGTCAAAGTTTCTGCAAAACCCTTTGCCACAAGTGGCGCATGTGAAAGGCTTCTTGTCGTTGTGGGTGTGCATGTGGAAGGTCAGGTTGTAGACCTGGTGGAAGGCCTTGTTGCAGATGGTGCATTTGTACTGCTTCTCGCCGCTGTGGGTCAGCTTGTGGTTCTTGTAGTTCCCTACAGGAGatcaaaacacaaaaaagtaGGGGAGACGAAGtagaatggggggtggggggagggtggcGGGCGTCCCGGGGTTGGCTCAGGTGCCCGCGCCAAGAAAGAGACGCTTGACTGGGCGGGCGTGACCTCTCTGAGTGAAGAAGTTGTCAAACTTCGTACGCGTCAAGCCCGAGGCTCTCACGACAGCAGGGAGCGCCGAGTCGGAGCCCTGAGCCCCTGCCCCGTCCGGCCCCGGGGCCCGCGAGGCGTCCCTCCCGCTATGCTCGGCCGACTTGGAAACTTTTGCGCAGCCCCGAGACGCTTTGGCTCCTTCTCCCGGCTGCCGCCTCGCTTGAATAAATTCGCACGAAACCGGGCTtcgtctctctctcttcttcttttcctttttaaagttactTCTTCTGGTCCCCCAACTACCACCTGGATATCCGAAAGTGCCTTGAAAAATCCAAGCGAGGCGCTGGGCCTGGGGATGCTGGGGACAGCAGCGGTGTCCCCCAGTCTTAGGTTATTGCCAGGAGATGGATTTTGCCtcgattttttattattattattatttgattgGGGAGTTCCCGCTACAAAAGGAAGCTTTGTCTATAGGACGATGCCCTCTCTTTCGCTACTTCCTTTCCTTctgccccttccttcccacctccccaaTTCGGAGTCTTCGGGCAACCCGCCTGAATCCCAGGTCTGCTAACCCAGCCCGGAGAGCTTCCACCCAAACCCAGCACAACCCTATTCCAACGACATGCTTCGCCGAAGCCTGCAGTTCTCACACTCCCGCTCTCCGGCTTGGTCTCTGCTTTTCCGCTAACGGCGACCCGCCGAGGCCGGAGGAGAGGTGAGAAGTGGGTCTCACCCACATATTACCTTTTTGGTGAAAGCCTTTGCCGCAAAATTCGCAGACGAAAGGCTTGTAGCCCGCGTGGATGCGGATGTGCGTGTTGAGCGTGGAGCTGCGGTTGAAGGCTTTGCCGCACTGGTTGCATTTATGTGGCTTTTCCTGTGAAGAGGGGCGCGCACACCGTAAGGCTGAGTCCCTGGTGGGGAGAGGCCACCTGGGGGAAGTACCTTGCAGCGGCACTTTAAAGGGACTCGGGACCTCCcggagggtggggggaaggaaCCCTTGGTCATCCTCACCCCAGCGCCAACGCTCAGGCGCGGGTGTTGGCGCGGGCCGGGAGGGGCCCGGGGACCACGTACCTGGGTGTGGATAATTTTGTGTCTGCAGAGCGTGCTGGCCTGGCGGAAGCCTTTGCCACAGACTTTGCACACGAAAGGTCTGGCTCCGGTGTGGACCGGCATGTGACGGGTGAGGTTATAGTGAGCGTTAAACACCTATGGAAGGACACGAGGGGGGCTGTGGTGTGTCCGTCCAAGAGTCTAGAATCAGCCCGGGGGTGGCCACAGCCTACCTCCACCAACCAATACTCCCTTCAGAAGCCATAAACGTTTTCATTTTGCAAAGCGTTTCCCAGCCCACTGCTCAAGCCAGTCCTGTGTGGCCGCTGACATCggcatccccattttacagataggaaattGAGGGCCCCAATTTGAGCAGACAGCTATTGGGGGGCTCCTAAACTTGAGAAAGGGGAGGTCCAAGATGTCTCAGGGAAGCAGCCGACGCTGCAaacccctcccagcccccacagaTCCCCGGGCCTCACCTTGCCGCACACCTCGCAGGTGAAGTTCTTGGGCTTGCCATCCGCGGAGGCCCCGGGCAGCTTGCCATGGCCCTTGACGCTTCCCCGCTCGGCGGTCAGGGCGGAGTTCTCCTTCAGCACCTGCTCCAGAGGCGCGGGCAAGCGCTCCTTATGGGCATACGGGGCCGGATGGGGGAACTTGTCCGCAGTCAGGCCGGCTAACTTGGCGTTCTCCAGCAAAAAGAGCTTGGGGTGCGCAGCCAAGGCGGCTGGGCCCTGTGCGTTGAGGAGACCTGACGGGAAGAGGTGGCCGCCGAGGAGCTCAGACGGCGGGTACGCGGCAGAGTCCAGATAGTTGAAGTAGTAGAGCGAGCCGCTGGCCGGCAGCCCCACCGCTTGGTTGATGACCTGCGGCTTGATGACCCTGCCGGCGGGCAGCGCAGACGGCGCCAGGCCCAGATCGGCCTTGCAGCACACGCCACAGTTGGTTTTGCACAAGCCGCTGGCGCCGCACACTGGGGCCCCCCCGCcaccgccgcctcctcctcctcctccacaaccgCCCGCCCGGAGGCTGCTCTTCCAGAGCTCAGAGTAACTGAGCAGCGTCTTGGACGGCACCTCGTAGCCTAAGGGCTGGAGGGGGATCATACAGGGCAGCGGCGAGCAGAGGCTGAGCAATTTCTTGCCCTGGCCGCCGTCTGCCTCCAGCGCCCCCGGCCGCGGCTCAAAGGGCGCACGGGGCTCCGACGTCTTAGCCATAATGCGCTCGATGGAGAAGGCCAGCGTTTTGGAGGTGGCCGGCGAAGCTCCCGCGCGCGGGCAGGCCGGGGGCACCATGGTCTCCAGGGAGGCCGAGCTTGCCATGGCGCGCCGAGCCGAGCCGTGACGGACTGGGCCAGGGCGCAACCTCTCTCCTCTAAGTCTGCATTCCGGAAAAGGCAGGGAGGGAAACCGCAATTTAATAAGCACCTTGCCCCGTCCAGGTCACCCATTTGCATTCAAATGAACAGGGGCAGAACAAAGTGCACCCAAGGGTACCAAATTACCGCCCATTAACCCTGCGCGCAAAGGAAcccaccagcccctgccctgggacTTTGaaagggggaagaagggggagggtttacaaaggaaaaggagagagaaaaagaaagaaagaaagaaagaaagaaaagagcctCAAATGAACCCCCCTGAACCGTTCCCTGGACCCCGGCCTCCTCCACGCTGGCTGGGAGCTGGACAGTGAAGGGGCAGCTGCGGAGGACCAGGAGAGCCACCTCGCATTTACCTCTTTCCCCCACCGCCAAGGAGAAGCGTTCCGAGCCATGCAGCGCGCCTCTTCTGTCACATTTTGATGGCAAACATCTTCCCCTCCGCGTGAGATCACTGTCTTTTACATTCAGCTGACATCACATGAAGTCACTTGAAGTGGAATGACATGGGCGGCGGCGCGGCTCCCGTGGCGGCCCCTGTGTTCCCCCGCGCCTGCCGGCGGCCGCCGCCACCGCCCCTCAAACTTTAAAAGGAGGCAACTGGCGCCCGCGCTCCCCTCGGGAAAGTGCGAGCGGTTCGCGAAtcgggaaggagggaagagacgggagggggaggggggagaatcGTGATGGTTTTGCCGGTGGAGAGAAGGGGGGGAGAGCCCAAACCTAGGCAGAGTTCCGTGCGTGATTCACAACTTTGGGGGCCTACAGGTTTGGGGGACGCGGGGAGGGCAAGAGGTCCCGGTCACGCCGTTCCGAAGGGCCCCTGGGTGTCCGTCTAGTCACCGAAGTATCCCTTAGCCCTCTGCAGCCGCGCTGGGCATCGTGCTAATAAACTGCCATTTACCCACGGAGCCGGCGCCAGCCCCGAACACGCGCAAATGATAATTACCTCATTAGGATGTGGCGCATGGACGCGGGCGCCGCGTTTGGAGGGGGGAACTTGTTAATGGGGAAATATTAATTTATGCAAAACCGAGCTCGCGTTGGCTGACGTCGGAGGTCGGGAGAGAGCTCCCGCCGCCTAATGACGACCCCGGAGCGTCCGGAAGAGCAAGGCCGCGCGCCCAGATCTCCGGGGCCTCGGCGCGCGGTGGGTGCGCCTTCCCCCCTCTGGCCGGCTCCCTGCCTGCAGCGGGGAGAGACCGCAAGGAGAGCTGCAGGGCTGTTTGCGATCCTAATCGATCAGAATCGCTGATTTGCGATCAGGTTTCCGAGGCAAAGCCGGGCTCTGATGCTGGTTTAGGACTGCGTGCGGGGAGGATTCGGAGGGCAGCTCTCCCGCTGATGGGTACTTACTGTTTGTATAATTGAGAAGGTCCAATCTCCACCTGTTTAAGGAGCAGATTGAAACAGCAGAACCTCCCCTGGATCCTATTAAAACGTTTTTCCTCCTAAGGCCATTCAGTCGAACCAATTTTCCGAAGTGATTCATAGAGCTGAATTCTGCCAAGGCGGCTCTTTCACTTTTAGCCACTAAAGCACCGCGTGGAACCgggttttgtgtttttctaaaataaagagGAGGATTatcagaggggagagggagggggcctGAAGGGGGGCGGGCAAAGACTTAGTGTGGCCAGAGGTacaagcagagggaagaaaaggccTTTTTCTAGACAGGCCCCAAGTAAGTTCGGAGGAATTCAGCGTTTTGTGCCTGGCGCACAAAAGCAGCGCGCTCCACGCTTGGTTTGGAGGGGCTGAATTCATCTGTTTGCAGACCATTCCACCTGCGTATCACAACAAACTGCTCACAGACGCTCCAGCACTTTCAACAGGCCGGGTGCTCTTGGCGACAACAAAAGTGGTCGAGGGTGAGGGTTCTTAtgggatggggggagggagggggcatgTTGGTCAGCAAGAGAGCGAACAAGAGAATTAGGTTAGTAAAAGGGGGGGTGTGCAGGGCttaaaaaacacaacacaaaacaaaacttttggACGGTTTTGTTTGCCGGACAATTATATCTTGCCAGCCGGCTTTTGCAAGACCACTAGCTTTGTAGCGCAACTACAGTTTAAGAGGATTAGGGTGGGTATAATATGAGCAAACAGGGTTGAGGATTTGATAGAGAATTCCATCTCCAAAGACCCAAGATCTTGTGGAGCCCGAGAAAGCACTGGTGGAAGCAGACCCTGTCCTTTTTCACTCAGGGACTTGTCCCAGGGGACTGAGCATCCTGTCCCAGGCCTCTCAGCTGCACACACCCCAGAAGAGGGTcagggaaagggaggaggaaaggtCTGGTATTAACTTCGGGCAAGTCACTCCTTTTCCCCTTCAGAACTTCTCTCTCACCCACTCCCCCTGACGTGTAATTTCAGACAGGATATTGGCATGGCAGGTAAGAGAAAGGAGAAGTGTACCTGCAAAGCAAGCCAGGGAACAAAGAGAAGACTCTGAGGGAAAGTGGCCTGGAGGGCGACTATGGTGGGTTAATTTCCTCACCCTGCCAAGCTTGGAAACTGCCCCTAAATCCAGCAGTCATGACTGTTCCACAACAACCTCCAGTTCCCCCAGCACAAACACAGATTCCAGATTTCAGAACTAGAAAGAAGCTTGCTTCTCTGGAGGAGAACACTTC
The DNA window shown above is from Manis javanica isolate MJ-LG chromosome 3, MJ_LKY, whole genome shotgun sequence and carries:
- the FEZF2 gene encoding fez family zinc finger protein 2; this encodes MASSASLETMVPPACPRAGASPATSKTLAFSIERIMAKTSEPRAPFEPRPGALEADGGQGKKLLSLCSPLPCMIPLQPLGYEVPSKTLLSYSELWKSSLRAGGCGGGGGGGGGGGAPVCGASGLCKTNCGVCCKADLGLAPSALPAGRVIKPQVINQAVGLPASGSLYYFNYLDSAAYPPSELLGGHLFPSGLLNAQGPAALAAHPKLFLLENAKLAGLTADKFPHPAPYAHKERLPAPLEQVLKENSALTAERGSVKGHGKLPGASADGKPKNFTCEVCGKVFNAHYNLTRHMPVHTGARPFVCKVCGKGFRQASTLCRHKIIHTQEKPHKCNQCGKAFNRSSTLNTHIRIHAGYKPFVCEFCGKGFHQKGNYKNHKLTHSGEKQYKCTICNKAFHQVYNLTFHMHTHNDKKPFTCATCGKGFCRNFDLKKHVRKLHDSVGSTAPSTKDLTRTVQS